One genomic region from Vitis riparia cultivar Riparia Gloire de Montpellier isolate 1030 chromosome 17, EGFV_Vit.rip_1.0, whole genome shotgun sequence encodes:
- the LOC117904310 gene encoding cytochrome P450 71A9-like yields MVSQSLLLLLLVIFSALLLFLLSTKQKRKSVASRRLPPGPKKLPLIGNLHQLGSLPHVGLQRLSNEYGPLMYLKLGSVPTLVVSSADMAREIFREHDLVFSSRPAPYAGKKLSYGCNDVVFAPYGEYWREVRKIVILELLSAKRVQSFQELREEEVTLMLDAITHSSGPVNLSEFTFFLSNNVICRVAFGKKFDGGGDDGTGRFPDILQETQNLLGGFCIADFFPWMGWFNKLNGLDARLEKNFLELDKIYDKVIEEHLDPERPEPEHEDLVDVLIRLQKDPKRAVDLSIEKIKGVLTDMFIAGTDTSSASLVWTMAELIRNPSVMRKAQEEVRSAVRGKYQVEESDLSLLIYLKLVVKESLRLHPPAPLLVPRKTNEDCTIRGYEVPANTQVFVNGKSIATDPIYWENPNEFQPERFLDSSIDFRGQNFELLPFGAGRRGCPAINFAVLLIELALANLLHRFDWELADGMRREDLDMEEAIGITVHKKNPLYLLATPAN; encoded by the exons ATGGTTTCTCAGTCTCTCTTGTTGCTCTTGTTGGTAATTTTTTCTGCTCTTTTGTTGTTCCTTCTGTCGACCAAGCAGAAGAGGAAGAGTGTAGCATCAAGAAGACTACCGCCGGGTCCTAAGAAGCTACCATTAATCGGGAACCTTCACCAACTCGGCAGCTTACCTCATGTAGGCCTACAACGCCTTTCAAATGAATATGGGCCGCTCATGTACCTGAAACTAGGCTCAGTTCCAACTCTAGTAGTCTCATCAGCTGATATGGCTAGAGAGATTTTCAGAGAGCATGATCTTGTTTTTTCTAGCAGACCTGCGCCATATGCTGGGAAGAAGCTGAGTTACGGCTGCAACGATGTAGTTTTTGCTCCATATGGTGAGTACTGGAGGGAGGTCAGAAAGATTGTGATCTTGGAACTACTGAGTGCGAAGAGGGTTCAATCATTCCAGGAATTGAGGGAAGAAGAGGTGACACTTATGCTTGATGCTATAACTCATTCTTCGGGTCCTGTGAATTTAAGTGAATTTACGTTTTTTCTATCCAATAATGTTATATGTCGAGTGGCTTTTGGTAAAAAGTTTGACGGTGGAGGAGATGATGGCACTGGGAGATTTCCTGATATTCTTCAGGAAACACAGAACTTGCTTGGAGGATTCTGTATTGCAGACTTCTTTCCATGGATGGGGTGGTTCAACAAGTTGAATGGCTTGGATGCCAGGCTAGAGAAGAACTTCTTGGAACTGGACAAGATCTATGACAAAGTAATAGAGGAGCACCTTGATCCAGAAAGGCCTGAACCTGAGCATGAAGATCTTGTTGATGTACTGATTCGACTTCAGAAGGATCCAAAAAGGGCTGTAGATCTCAGTATTGAAAAAATCAAGGGTGTTCTCACG GACATGTTTATTGCAGGGACTGATACCTCTTCAGCCTCGCTGGTATGGACAATGGCTGAGCTGATTAGAAATCCTTCTGTGATGAGAAAAGCACAAGAAGAGGTGAGGAGCGCTGTCAGAGGAAAATATCAGGTGGAAGAAAGTGATCTTTCGCTACTCATCTACCTAAAGTTGGTGGTAAAAGAGTCACTGAGGCTTCATCCACCAGCCCCATTACTAGTTCCTCGAAAAACCAACGAGGACTGCACGATTAGAGGGTATGAAGTTCCAGCAAATACACAAGTGTTCGTGAATGGAAAATCGATAGCAACTGACCCAATTTATTGGGAAAATCCAAATGAATTTCAACCTGAAAGATTTTTGGATAGTTCCATTGATTTCAGAGGACAAAACTTCGAGCTTTTGCCATTTGGCGCTGGCAGGAGAGGGTGTCCTGCGATTAACTTTGCCGTCCTGTTGATCGAACTTGCGCTCGCAAACTTGCTGCATCGTTTTGACTGGGAACTGGCTGATGGGATGAGAAGAGAAGATTTGGATATGGAAGAAGCAATTGGCATAACAGTGCACAAAAAAAATCCTCTCTACCTTCTAGCTACCCCTGCTAATTGA
- the LOC117904057 gene encoding cytochrome P450 71A9-like, with translation MHLDPERPKPEHEDLVDVLIRVQKDLRQVVSLSNEKIKGVLTLGCQVDKNFMELDKIYDKGIEVHLDPKRPEPEHEDLVDVLIRVHKDLKQVVSLSNEKIKGVLTGMKFPQIHVFVNGKLIATDSNYWENPNEFQLERFVDSSIDFRGQNFEFLPCGASMRGCPGANFAVLLIEVALANILHRFDWELPNGMSREDLDMKKHLA, from the exons ATGCACCTTGATCCAGAAAGGCCTAAACCTGAGCATGAAGATCTTGTTGATGTACTAATTCGAGTTCAGAAGGATCTAAGACAGGTTGTATCTCTCAGTAATGAAAAAATCAAAGGTGTTCTCACG CTTGGATGCCAAGTAGACAAGAACTTCATGGAACTGGACAAGATCTATGACAAAGGAATAGAGGTGCACCTTGATCCAAAAAGGCCTGAACCTGAGCATGAAGATCTTGTTGATGTACTGATTCGAGTTCATAAGGATCTAAAACAGGTTGTATCTCTTAGTAATGAAAAAATCAAGGGTGTTCTCACA GGTATGAAGTTCCCACAAATACACGTGTTCGTGAATGGAAAATTGATAGCAACTGACTCAAATTATTGGGAAAATCCAAATGAATTCCAACTTGAAAGATTCGTGGATAGCTCCATTGATTTCAGAGGACAAAACTTCGAGTTTTTGCCATGTGGGGCTAGCATGAGGGGGTGTCCTGGCGCTAACTTTGCTGTGCTGTTGATCGAAGTTGCGCTCGCAAACATTCTACATCGTTTTGACTGGGAACTTCCTAATGGGATGAGTAGAGAAGATTTGGATATGAAGAAGCATTTGGCCTGA